The DNA region GATGTGGAGTGTCAAGTTTTTGGATGAGCACAGAGAAGCCCAGCAGAGTCTTAGAGTGAGCATCCATCAAAAAGACATTTGATTACACTATGCACTCTTCTGCAAACAAAAAGATTAAATATCCTACTTTTGGCATTTCTAAAGCAAAATCTTCCTATTAAACTAAGATGTAAGTGGTGACATTATGTTGAAGAAGCATATTTCCTTCGACCAATTTTGCCGTACATTTGAGAGTATTTAAATTGATGAGAAGTATAGCTCCCACATCTCTGGAAAGTTGATATAAAATTCAATCATTCTATATGGTTATTATTATGACTTATACTACTATCAACTTACAGGAAGAACAACTTTCAATACTCAGAAGCAAGCCTAATGGAGCGTTACTTACCATGGATGATCTCAATAGCATGTCCTATGCCACAAAGGTTTGTAGAAACTATGTCGTatgatctttcttttttatttgttttactgTAATTACTGCAAAATTCTGGTACTTTATATCTGGCACCAGGATTAGATTAGATGTGACTCAATTTCCTCTATACTTAGGTTGTGAAAGAAACATTGAGGATGTCCAATGTACTGCTATGGTTCCCTCGTGTTGCACTTAATGACTGCACTATTGAAGGCAAGTTTATCCGTAGGACATTGCTCCATATTTGCAGTAGTCTGTGACACTGCATCGACATATTTGCTTTAACttacaaaaatgaaaaacagaATTCCTCTGTTTGTTGGTTCTTCCACAGTAAATTACAGAAATAAGATTCATCTgacaactattttttttttctctatgcaggttttgaaataaagaaagggtGGCATGCCAACATAGACGCAACATGCATACACTACGATCCAACATTATACAAAGACCCTATGCAGTTCAACCCTTCAAGATTTGATGTATTAAGTTTTATTGCTTATTTTATCTTGGGAaactttgaaatttgaaaacacTATTTAACCATTAATACGCAATATTCTCAAATTCAGGAAATGCAAAAGCCATATAGCTACATTCCTTTTGGATCAGGACCCCGAACTTGCTTGGGAATTAACATGGCAAAAGTGACCATGTTGGTATTTTTGCACAGATTGACAAGTGGATACAGGTCAGTCGATATCTTTAGAGTAATTGGTCATTTTCCAGTTTTCAGTTTGCAATTTCCTAACATATTAACTTGCATTTTTGTCATTGTATAGGTGGACTGTTGACGATCAAGACCTCAGCCTCGAAAGAAAAGCGCATATCCCCAGATTAAGGAGTGGGTGTCCAATCACTTTGACAGCCTTGCAAGTTGAATAGCAAACTTTTCCAAATGGGCCCATTAAGAAGATGCCATGTATTAGTTCAAATCATGAATCAGAGAACAGGAAAACATGATATTGCATTAGAAATTAGAAGTACGTAATGTAGCTACAAAAGTTTATTTGTGGAAGAATGGGGCTTAGTAATAGATAGGATAATGTCATCCACAATTCATAGTGTATGAATAAAAAAGAATCTCTTCTTCAGCGAATTATTTCTTCGTTCATGACAGCTAGTACAAAATTggaaaaattaaacaaaagcaaaagaaacaGCCAACAAGAGTAATCATGAAATCCCAACCAACACTGTAAATGCGCCCCTACGTATTCGAACTTATAACACTGATTGGTCCTTGTTGGTGACATTATGGACTTGTCTGCTTACAAAATTGTGCAACTAAGAGCTACGTGCTACAAAATAGAGCATTGTGGGGTGGGTGCTTCCCTATGTGTCATGTGAACGACATGTGGCGCACAGACTGGGGGCATAATGTGAGTTGGAGGACCATACATATGGGCCATGGGCTGGGGCTCGGGTTGTGGTTTGGGCTTCTGGTCGGGCTTTTTCTGTCCATCTGGTTTTGGAGGAGCTGGTGGAGGCCCAATACTGATCACCTCAGCAAATTTGCCAGCTTTTCTTGATCTAACAATGACCTCGTATGGATCAGCATCACCCGTTACACTCAAAGTCCCTTTTGCTccatcaatttcaattttttccaCACCTTCAATAGCAAATTGTAGAGTTTCAATTTCATATAATGCATCCAAGTAGCCGTAGAATGTGGATAGGTTAGAGTTAAATTAATCGGGTATTGTGTACAAAGTGTTGGGAGTGTAAATGTTaaactttctattttttgttgtgaatttgacccttttttttcttttgaaatgaAATTAATCCCAATTTTATAATTTGAAATAGTCTAAAAACGTTTGACGATGTTAGACAAATAAGAATTTGTTTGATTCCCTAAATAATAATATGGACGACGACACACCAAATGAGATCGATGGAGCATTTCGTAAGAGTATTCGATCTAATTTAGAGATTTGAGTTATTAGAATTGCACCTAGTTGATCATCCTAGATGGAGCATTTTGTAAGATTGTCATATCTCAATCCCCCACTAAAGTGATTGAACAATAATGCTTAATAGGAGTTTGGaagaatcttaaaaaaaaaaaaaaaaaaaaaaaaagtcaaagaaacaaaaaaaatataccatATTTTAGGCAACATGAGGTCAAAtccacagatatatatatatatatatatatatatatatatatatatgacagaaAATACTTAAATTAGTTAGTGTAGATTTTAAATAGCAATCTAGACAACAAAAAGGCGAAACAAAGTCACAAAATAAAAACAGtaatataaaattaagaaaagttGCAGTACCTGGCAGTCCTGAAACTGCTTTAAGGATCTTCTTCTTGCATTTATCACAAGAAACATCAACCTTCAATACTGTCTTTTGCACCATTAGCAAGAAGGTCTATTTTGGGTCTATTTCAGAATACCCTAATTTTATTAAATCGACTATGGTTATGTCAATTCAAGGAAAACAATAAAACTCAACCAACTAAGAGATCAATCTTTGGGTTGTTCACCCTCCTCTCATTTTGTTCTCCAATAAATGCTTCCTTCCAGTTGTCTTCTTCCGTCATAGAAAACAAtgctattattttaattatcatTTTCAACGTTTGTGATAGACTATGTAAATATTCCCtatattcccttccttatgtaaatattcccttccttatgtattgtaattGCAGCCCATAATTTAGCCCTAAGATCAttatacct from Lycium ferocissimum isolate CSIRO_LF1 chromosome 2, AGI_CSIRO_Lferr_CH_V1, whole genome shotgun sequence includes:
- the LOC132047829 gene encoding heavy metal-associated isoprenylated plant protein 43-like, which encodes MVQKTVLKVDVSCDKCKKKILKAVSGLPGVEKIEIDGAKGTLSVTGDADPYEVIVRSRKAGKFAEVISIGPPPAPPKPDGQKKPDQKPKPQPEPQPMAHMYGPPTHIMPPVCAPHVVHMTHREAPTPQCSIL